The DNA region GAAAATCCGAAACTGAACAGGTGAGTCGAAAAATATCTCCCTATGCAATTTCCATAATTAtattatgataaaaatttccacaaattttaagaaacttgACATAAATCTTATACTCataataagttaaaaataaagcacaactgatatttttgaaaaatcccaaatcatttaattttaatgttttttttttaatagagatCATCAGCATATTAGTGGTTTTACACTCCAATATCAAAAGCTTTTCAACGACAAACTTTCATTTAACATAACTCTCTATTTTCCCCAATTTTCCTCTGGCATAAACGCACAAGGGGAACAAATTATAATCGAATCGCAAACACCGTAATACATTAGTAGTTGCGCCTAAAATAGCTCCAGCCATCACGGATTTCCAAACAACTGAACACACCAAATACCTCTCTAGGAAAAAAAACGTTTGTGtttatatagaaaattgaatatgGTCTAATATTCGACTGAGCCTGGATAGATTCGTTTTGTTCTCCATAAACACCTTTAGTAAAACGTGGATCGTTGATTAGAACTTTCGCTAATATTGGAATTCATCCAGAAACAAACTTACATTCGCTAGGTGCTTGCTCAGGATATTTCTGGAGCAGTACTTTGTTATATAGATTTCACACGATCGGTATTATCAAATGCGGTCGTAATCCAGATCTGAGTCCAGAAAATTATCGTCTCTTTTGCTTCCATCGCGATTTCACTGAAATCGACGTGTCGGCCGTGTTTCAAGTGTCGGTTGGTTCGGAAAGTGCTATTTTCGGGTTTAACTTATAGTGACGGGCTTATATTTAGATCAGAGGCTGTAAAGTAAATAATGCAGAGAATTGGcttgattttgtttattgcATAGAGCCAGGCATTTATTTGGATTGTAAATGTTTCGGGGGAAATCCTTGAAATCTCGTAACGATGCACTAACAATCAATGCTAACTTATGTTAACTCTTTTTGTCGTCTAAACAGATTACGTCATCATATgctattattgttttatagggtttttttcccaataatttgcactaATAAATAAGAGGTAGATGAATAATCAGATTGGTGACTCCATTTGTGCGTCTTTAATGTGTTTTACAAGTTTTTGGCAATGCCTGATGTTGGTGTGAGCGTGTCCGACATAATTTAATGCATCAAGAATTTGCCAAAATAACCATTAGTTGATCAAGcgaaaaacaattattaatgaacTATTATTGATCCTTACCTATTCTAAAATACATATAGATATTACAGCGCATTCGAATAACTATACTATATTACATGTAAATCAGGTCGAATTTATAAACAGAAAGAAACAAGGAAAGATGGCTCTCTGATGGCTCAAACATTATGCTCATTTCTCTACATTTCAGGTTCATCATTCAAATGAATAAAGATAAGAAAACATTCCGACTCCCCTCTCTCTCACGTAGGTTAGACTTGCTTCtttgtttaaatgtaaaaaattgtaagtCAAAAGAGAGCAGTAAATACAACGGCAGTTCTAACTCGATTcacttcaaaatttcattacattGAGGTTAGGTCAAGTTATTGAACTACTAAactcttaaattaaaaaagtgaagcaaagaaagaaaacattttaccttttttaaaCATTGTGTCTTCGTAAGTCTCGCTAGAACCATAATGAATGTTTAAATCAAAAGGGTGAAGCAAATGCATCCTTTTTAGGTTTCAGATTTTCTCTAAATCAGGAGCCCTAAAAAGAGAAAGAAACGCGTCGTTAATTCAGGCTTCTCTAGTTCCCCAATTTCTCTCCAAATCAGGTTACAGAACTAGTgaactttttaagtaaaaaaagtaataataagaAGCAGGGATGTAGTAATTTTCAACGGAGTCCCTTTGCTTAACATCTCGTGCACTAGGAtcaatgtttaattaaaaatactaaagGGAATACATTTCTTTTCGTCAGTTAGTTCTAATCATGTGAGAAATATAGGAATTACActtttcctattttaaattaggTTTCACTGAATATAACCTATACTAGAACTGATTTAAGCCTTGGCAAATCTGCATTAATCCCATTACTTCTtctttattacttacttcatataaACCAGACACTGTACCGCCTTGTAAATAGCACTTTTTAAACCTATCACAACGCATATTCAGGCGCCTACCATGCCCAAATAGCCCACTCAACCCTGAACCGAACATCAACCCTCAAAATCAGCCATGCGCCTAATATCCAAGGAGATCGATTCAAAATCCACCCAACGCCATGGCGGGTCCTCATATACCATAACCAAGAAGTCATACTCCCTGACTAAAAGTGTTAGTGGTTCTCCGTTTGTACCATCATCGGCACCGTCCACTCCCAGTGGACAGCCTTCGAGGCCCTTTGGACAGCTGCAGAGAAGCCAAAGCATTACTGAGCTTATAGAATCGAATAGAGGGTTCAAACCTTCAGATGCTACAGATCCTAGAAAAAAGGCCTTTTTGACTAATTTGACTCAGAGAGTGTTTAAAGTGGGATTGGTGAGTATTACCAACAATACTTGAAATATTGAGACTATGAATAATTTCAATGGTTTCTAGAGAAACTGGAAAGTCAATCATTGTTGACAAGATCATTTCTGAATCGCGGTGCGTTGGATGGCAACtcacaaattataaaaacggTGTTCACCTTCTTGTATCCGTTCGAAAAGAGCGGTTCATAATATATAcgtatatataataaaaaataatataaaaaagtgcTATAAAAGGTACTATTTATGCTAAGAAAAAGTACCATTCAtatatttagatttaaatttatcgacAATTTTCAGTGCACTTCTAATAATACGTAAGagtaaattatatttaataaaaggtCAAACATTAAAGAGAGACAGTCAAGAAGGAAAGAAAATCTACGAAGCTTCTAAACAAGGTTTACTTTGTAAAAAATCTGTCGGAATCTGGTTAAAGATTTGAGGTATTTGGAgtgaattattaaagtttaaaactcGACGAACAAagctcaaaaattttagagaGATCGGGACATCAacatacataaattaaaaatatacatacatgtGTATACCAAAGGTTCGAAGCTGAATCATGATGGTAAAAAATCGTTCATTATAAGTGTAAAGCTTAACTAATTATAACCAGAAAAATGAGAGAGGCGATCAGAGCAAAACGAGTCAACTAGAAGTTGAATTCTTAAACTGTACACTTCGTTAAGTACTcgaatatttgcaatttaaggCAAGTTTATTCTGGCATTTAGAAGTTAACCTTTTGATCAAGTTCTAACTGGAGACAAGTTTGAACCCTCATTGCGTAATCCACAATCCTGGCAAAATATCAAGTATTGTTGAAGTTTTCAATTTCGTGATGTCAGTGAGGAGTGTTAATAAAGTGTTGttagttaaaattataaagaacATCAAATTTGTAGTTACAGGATTACATACTatgtgttattatttttagatgaaATTTCCAAGGTCGAAAGGTACTAAAACTATGAAGAACAAATATTTCCCAGTTTAAAATATCGggattttattaacaattattctTTAGTATTTAGGAAAACAGAGCACTGCCTTGCAGCAACTCAAATTATCCTCCGACTAGGATACCTTAACGTTAAGAGAAGCAACTGACGTTTGCAATCATGTTTGCCAAATTTCCCGTGTTATATACAAACACAAAAACTATAACTATGAATCcgtttattatttcaaaaaggaGGAGGATCAAAACCTAATAAACATAGGCAATTACATCATAACCAAAACTAATGCAACAAAATGCGCAACACATGGCCGGCACTAACTCGTAGATTAGCGGCCAAAAGTTAATAGACGTTGGGAAAATGCGCGTCTCCCATGGAAAATTGAACTTTCCGATTTTCCGACAACTATTGTGAAGCCGGAAATATCCAGTGGAGGAACTTGTGCGGAATTTTTCTGTTGCTAGTTTCAGTGCGCATTTCGAGTTCGGGAAATACAGCCGGAAACTGGAACAAAGAGGGTCggcgaatttttttttagatcaaAAATCGTAGTTCGATGGGATTGAACCGAAGTTGTGAtatcgaaaatgtttttgggAGGTGAGATTTGCACGATAACGCGAAATCGAGAGGagttttttagtgaaaatagTGACAAACGATCGGAGAGAACAATAGTGAACGACTACAGCAATGGACTGTCCAAGCAAAGCTGGGATACTAAGCAAAATCCTGGAGTTCTCAAAATAGGAGAAAGCGAGAAAACCAAAGTTAAGAAGGAGAAACGTGTCCATTTTGAAGTATGTCGCAtgatttataaataaagttCTGATGTGTGAGGCAGAAACGTCGAGGAGTAATTGAAGTGCACCTAAGCTGCATCAGGTGTCTATAATTAAACACCTTGAGTATATTAACCTAAACACAATAAGagctatttttcatttaaaaacaaacctTTAGGTTAGATTTTCTGATCTTGATTATTAGCATCCAACGATGTAAGCTTCAAGTTTTGAATGATACTTaaagtagattttttaattatgtaaatgttgaaatatttccaaccACTGTATGAGAATGAtgcaaaagatttttaaacTTTGGGAACCTggccaaaaaaaaacattcaaaacaACTGTATTTAGTTGGTTTGACTAAGATAACTGTGCCAAACAGCAGTAAAGAAATGATGTCTAGAACAACTCCACACATTTTTGGGTTACTGTCAAAGCGACAGCTCATGaagtattaataaattttgtcaaGTAATTTCTGGCATGTCCTTCCACTCTGGGACACCTACATCTAAGTAGGATAACATTTCAGGAAtctgaaaaattgttattattctagtaacaataatgaaattatagAAACAATGGCgaggtaaaaatatttaactgatGTAATCTATAATTATTGGAATTTCTCAAATTCATGAACTGAAAATGTGGACACCTATAACTGATGCAAACACACGCCTTCAAACTTTAACCCATGTTGTCTAGAGTGCAATAAATTGCTtgcgaggttttttttaaataataacctATTATAAGAGGTGGTTTTCTTACATGTTCATAATGCAAAAAAGCGAATTCTTTCCAGGACAATCCCTATCTTTTTTCTAACTTTCTTGTCTATTAAGgataatttttgctttatggAAGGGTGTCTAACGTTAGGTCAAAAATGCTCAGATATTCATTTAATATGTCCTCACCAATGAGAACCTTAAGGGAGGGTGGCTTCTTTGCATTGGtcgtaatttaaaataaggcGGGACTTCTCCAAAACACTCCTTATATGGTAcgttattcaattttattcaggaaaatttcttAGTTTATTCTGATTGGCAGAATTCACGGTGATCCTATCGCTaccaattaaatttagatccaATTGTTCTtagttaatgaaaaataatgcagTTACTAAACAATTAcgatgttttatttgttttatttgagtACTAATTTCTGTTTAAGGATGAAAATGCCCCTCCAGCAAAACCCATCGATCTGGAAAAGATATTTACTCCAGCGGATGGGGAGCAGATCCAACCTAAATCAGGCAGtaagttatattattattactatttctaaaattttacaaacctTTCTGCcgttataaaatataaaaaatcatgCATTCAGACATTCTTCAATAATCTTCAAGTTCTcaaatgtaaatgttttaactacaaaaaaaaaacagcaaagAAGCTGCCTACGACTCGTTACTACAAACCGGGTAAAACGTAAACTCTGACACTGAAAAACCAAACAATTGTGTCTTATTACGCACTAGTGTGTATTTCTTTCATTGCTCCATTCTGTTAACCTTGATGAATCAAACTTGGAACGCTGAAACATATGGATATTCTCAACTAGTTTGTAAATTACCAAAATAAACTTCATTTTcttatatctaaatatttgggataaaatttgcaagaaaataAGTTTATATTATGAAGATGCCATGGATTTAAATAAAGCTTTGGTTTTGTTGTTTAGGAAAAATGTTTGCATCATCTGCATTCTACGAAAAGGGCTTTCACCCCACAGTTGAGGACCAGGTAAAGCTTGCCAAGAGGATTTCCAGTTCTCTGACTGACATCAGTAATCAGAAGAGCAAGGGACTGCAAATGTATGTTAATCGAAAGAAGAGGTCAGTGAAGTGGGTCCATGAAGGAGAAGGTAAGATATATGAGTGGAAAAACCTGTATTAATAAGCTATCAGGCAATATAATATTATCGGTCATTAAATGGATGACGTTTGATGAATTACTAGTTATAgattatatataattatagCAAATCAACACTTTCTTTTTAGTACAATGAATCTGCAGATATTAGTCCTGAAATAATTTGaactaattcaaatttctccAGAAAAATCTTCCAAGGCTAGCTAATTACAAGCTTCTATTGTGCGCCAATAAAAACGTACTAACTGACATTTATAAAAAGCTATTTATATTcagaacaaataaaattaatcatatCTTATACGAAGTGATTTTCTGACGTGTCTCGTTTCTTGATTTCTTCTTCTTGAAATCATGTGAGAAATAATATAGAAGAATCTGTAATTagtaaagaaattttatttccgaAACCATTAAACCCACATACACTCGCCCTAAGGCAATAGCACCTTTAAGAATATTTGGCTGACTGCCATTGCCCATGAAAGAAGTCAGAGACGGATCTAGGTAAGGGTAGGAGAAAGCCTACAACCATGTTCTCCTTATTTCTTCAAGGACCTGCTTGAGGGCGTCACGTAAGGcctaaataatttgttttaagaCATCAATTATTTAGGCCGTAATTGAGGGTAGcggcaatttcaattttcccttGATGCGTCCCTGCATCATTATCGTGTGATCTAATTGTAACGTAACCCTAAAAATAATCCAGATAAAGTGAGCCTGTCAGTATTAACAAACGATCCAACTACAGATATTAGTGTTAATCGTCTCTGGACAACTACCGTCTCTTCCAGTTGTTCTAATTTTAGTTCCAACACATTTTCCTTAAACCAGGTTAGTGACACGTCAATTTGTGATACATGAGGTAAATCTGTGTAATACCATTTTAATACCAAAACCACCATCCCTATTTTTAACCTATTGGCACACGATTACTAAACCGATTCGCTCTGGACATACCCAAAATTCCCTTAAGCGTAAACAgagatataaataaaaatagcatGTCATTGAAACTCactctcaacaaaattttcaggaaGGGCCACAACAAATAAACCAGAACTGACCGGCGATGGCTCTGGAAAGAAAGACCCTCTTAAGCTTGTTATGAACCCAGCTGGACAGGTACATGATATCAACAGTCTAAGAAAGCAAGGCTATACATTTGAGACTGCTTTATCACCTGAAGTGTGCTTAGAGATCGTCAAAGGGCTTAATTCTCCCAAAGGAAAAGGTGTGGAAGgttaaattgatataaaattagGGTTCATTTGAAAATGTCTTAGGAGCAGAATTATTCGCCAAAAGACGTAAGAGATCAGAAAAGTGGGTAGTAGCTGAGACTAACGGAACTAGACCACCCTCCACTTTGCCAGACGTTATAACTCCAACACCAGCTTCAAGTTTAACCCCGTTCACCCCTCCAGCTACCAACTTACCACCTCCCAGTTACCTGCCAGAGACCCAACAGAGATTAGCCCATAAGGAGAAGTTAGACGAAATACAAGTAATTTATCTTCATTGACTATTATTTGTGaacaaattagtttttaaaatttgaaggaaaaatttacTCGACCACGCATTAAACTCATCAAATCTCCCTGGGACGCGGCTCTGGAAACAGGATCAGTGGAGGCAGCATTCGAAGTAGAACCAACTTGGCCCACCAAAGGCAACTTTGTAGCTCCGGCTGTAAATTCCTACGAGCAGGCACTTAAAGACGACAATCTGGCTTCGTGGACCGTTCCCAAAACCAACGGGTAAATCCtcattttattcttattcgttaccaaaaaatacttaatctCAGATATGGTGAGCAAAAGAGCTTTGCTCACAATCCCGCCTACAATAGCCAAAGCATCAACCGAATAGTGGACAATTTGCAAAAAGGGGCTGCCAGCAATGTGGATGTTTACAAACCCTCATTACCTCAGGCTTGGAATTCTGGATCAAATACTAAATCACAATATAGTAAGTACCTTGCACTTCTATGCTTAATACGTTGCTTAATTTTACGGCTCTTAGGCAGCATTAACGCAGCTTTGGATAACATCTTTGCTTCCGATAGGGAAGAACAACGACCCACCTCTCCATTCCCTACCATTCCTGATGTATCTCAAAACCCTGAAAGTTTAAACCATTTGGCTTCTGAAGTTATTAGATCTGTGACTTCCCCTTTTCTGGAATCGAGGCAAGATCTCCAAAAAGAAGCTGAGGAGTTGGCTATAAAGAAAGAGGAGCGCTCTCACTCCCCATTTCCTTCAATCCCTGACGTAATGATCGAGCAAGAAGTGCTAGAAAAGGACATTCAATGCTTCAAAGAAAACCAGGAAATTGAGCCTTCTTTAAGACCGTCCTCATTATTTCCTTCAGTACCAGATTTGACTTTAAATCCGGAAATGCGagaagaaaacattttagcTTTAAGAATGAGCCCTGTACCATTTAAGGTACAACCGTCAATAAGCTTTGATGGCGCCTTTGAAGACACTCTTCCACCTCCTCCAGAATTCATGGATGGTAATAGTGACAAACCATTTCCCACTATTccaaacatttccaaatatctAGCTACGGAGAAGCAGGAATCCATGCTGCTGAGACCCATAGCTACCAGACAGTTTGCTCCAGTTTCACTCAGCGACAAGAAATACGAACTCGGCTGCTTCAGCCCAGTTTTGGACATGACTCCAAAACCATTATATCCAGAATTCAGCTTCGCTGTAAGTGGAGATACTCAAGTATATGAACGCACCTTTAGAGGACCTACGCCAGATTCGCGCACCATCCAATCAGAGATGTTTGAAAGTCAAGGGCACTTTAATGCCAGAGTTAAATCTCCCATCCAGATTTTTGTCCCGGATGAAAATTCTACCAGTGTTGGCTCAATTAATGGGGATATGGAAAAAGAAACTACTGAAGCTAAGCATTGCGATCCTCATACTAAGATCGTGGTAGAAAAGGTGAAAGTGGAGCAAAGAGACCCGGAAATTGAGGAACATGCCAGGAGGCTTGCAATTGAGAGCAATAGAGAGAAGGCTGAAGCTATAGTATATCAGCAAGGATGCTTCAATGAGCTAAAGTACATTAAAAAGGCTTATGATATAGTGGACACTTATGCAATTAAGGGGATGACAAGCATTGATGTTGAGTATAAAGATTTAACTAATGAGGAAATAGAGGGGCAGATTGCTGGAGAGATCAATGGACAAGATGAGGTTAAGTTTAAGGAAGCACTTCATCAGTCGTTACAAATGAATGGTGTTGAAAATGAAggaaaagaagaagaaaaggaaaaggttgacatgaatttaattaataaacctgaaaatttgaaattaaaagaagaTTTGGGCCtggaaattgaaccaaaaatCTGTAAGAAACCCCCAGGAGCAATAATAGGAGCAAGACCTCTATTTGGGGAATTAAACATCAATGATGAGTTCAAAAAAGCTTTAGTGGGCAAGAAGAAATCATGGCAGGAGAAGCGCATCAAAAATGCTCAATCATCCAGAACCGTAGAGCAAATAAAGGAACCCAATAAAGCCCACTTCCAACACACTAACATAGAGTCAACTGAAGAAGGCACTGagaattgtaatttaaaaactattgtAAAATCAAGTGAAAAAGCTGAAGTTGAGGTGATCAAGCCCAGTGCCAATGAAGAGAtcgaaaaagtgttttatgaACAAAATCGCGAAGTTGATTTAGATTTCCAGGTTGTCAATGGGCAAATTATTGATCCCAGTACATTTGTTAATGGTTTTCATCAAATGAAACAAATGCCTGTCGCTCAATTTACTTCTATAAATCAAGCTGAGAATAATGGATTTGGTGATCAAAATTGTAAACTAACGCAGAGTTTCACATCAGAAATAGATGAAGAAGATTATGTAAAGATCCCTGTGAAGTCTCTTATTCAGACTTTTGAACAGTCGATAATGCCCCCTATGCAATACAAGCATATAAGGGAACCTCTGCCCGATGTGGTGGACAAACTAGCTCCTTCCAGGAGCCCCAACGTGAAGGATCTCAACAAACTGAAGCAAGCAGAAGAGGACTTTGATAGCATCTATTATGTTACCACTTCTAAGGTGCAAAGTTCCACCTATCCCGCAATGGACACTGCAAGATTATACTCGTTGGAGCAGTCAGAGAATAGTTCTTTCTGCAAATATTCCTCTTCCCAGATGGCACAACACTTGTCCTCCCAAGTTTCTTCTTCAAATGAAGTAGAGAGTGCTTGCGAACTGCAGTATCAAGGCAAGGCTTTGCagtgtttgttttttcttgtCCCGTTGATTAGTGTCTGGCTCAAGTGTTCTTGTCATTTCTTAAtgaatttacttaaattataACACTAATAAATACgcttttcattttaatttaactgaattCTTGTTGATTAGGTCCAACAACTCTTCTTAGACCTCAGCAGAAAGCTCCTCCTCTCTCGTCAACTTACAAACCGAATGCAGCTCTTTCAGTTTTTACACCCAAAGAATCAAGTAGCCCCTTACCAAGCCTCTACACCCCTGCACACAATGCCCATGAATCACTTGGATATCAAAATACCTATCAACAACCACCCTTGCAAACCTACGATGACGCAATCTTGTCCGCTCCCCTACCCCcacaaaggaaatttaatttgggGGGTTTTCCTACTTATAATACCGCTGCGAGGGGATGGGGACAAAGCGGGGACATCTATAAGCCTTTGACTTTcgataaacctccatattcagatttttgaGTTATTAGGGAGGTAATGATCCAGAACCCTAATTTCGTCCAATCCTCTAGTATGGATTGTCGGACAGAGATGAGTTTTGGAAGTGGCCTCTAATATAGATATATTAAGGGTGATTGGAGCTTTTCAGAAGAgaatattatg from Euwallacea similis isolate ESF13 chromosome 20, ESF131.1, whole genome shotgun sequence includes:
- the LOC136415669 gene encoding uncharacterized protein isoform X4, which translates into the protein MSDMQVSIPQSGAVATSANREEESESVEETTLTEVSKDLGDSKMHQKTATFEGQENTSLMEDHRTQKTESTKNVMQQETTTVSANKKDLLEDENTNNQRLQQNYYKPLPLHQVQSFNEVKPFEPLKPFQPLKPFEPLKSFELAKKIEAERTVTIAKEPIIDEIESIYSDALAQIGNIGSKQHSPSQQLEIPPLLDHTKLLDSPVDSNNNEQSSWLPLGYTPHEPLSPLKLSDLESSSKVLPQITLTSDNCSDLSKILNNSKAEIKEESIKNSLKEIISDLDNYAERDRELKQDDGGGILPSLKHDILMQNHLSSHHSGQRQNKTWTATLPSRLPSKPPKYRPVSLPPEGSLSRFWDQQINQEVTEKYGKSETEQDENAPPAKPIDLEKIFTPADGEQIQPKSGRKMFASSAFYEKGFHPTVEDQVKLAKRISSSLTDISNQKSKGLQMYVNRKKRSVKWVHEGEGRATTNKPELTGDGSGKKDPLKLVMNPAGQVHDINSLRKQGYTFETALSPEVCLEIVKGLNSPKGKGAELFAKRRKRSEKWVVAETNGTRPPSTLPDVITPTPASSLTPFTPPATNLPPPSYLPETQQRLAHKEKLDEIQEKFTRPRIKLIKSPWDAALETGSVEAAFEVEPTWPTKGNFVAPAVNSYEQALKDDNLASWTVPKTNGYGEQKSFAHNPAYNSQSINRIVDNLQKGAASNVDVYKPSLPQAWNSGSNTKSQYSSINAALDNIFASDREEQRPTSPFPTIPDVSQNPESLNHLASEVIRSVTSPFLESRQDLQKEAEELAIKKEERSHSPFPSIPDVMIEQEVLEKDIQCFKENQEIEPSLRPSSLFPSVPDLTLNPEMREENILALRMSPVPFKVQPSISFDGAFEDTLPPPPEFMDGNSDKPFPTIPNISKYLATEKQESMLLRPIATRQFAPVSLSDKKYELGCFSPVLDMTPKPLYPEFSFAVSGDTQVYERTFRGPTPDSRTIQSEMFESQGHFNARVKSPIQIFVPDENSTSVGSINGDMEKETTEAKHCDPHTKIVVEKVKVEQRDPEIEEHARRLAIESNREKAEAIVYQQGCFNELKYIKKAYDIVDTYAIKGMTSIDVEYKDLTNEEIEGQIAGEINGQDEVKFKEALHQSLQMNGVENEGKEEEKEKVDMNLINKPENLKLKEDLGLEIEPKICKKPPGAIIGARPLFGELNINDEFKKALVGKKKSWQEKRIKNAQSSRTVEQIKEPNKAHFQHTNIESTEEGTENCNLKTIVKSSEKAEVEVIKPSANEEIEKVFYEQNREVDLDFQVVNGQIIDPSTFVNGFHQMKQMPVAQFTSINQAENNGFGDQNCKLTQSFTSEIDEEDYVKIPVKSLIQTFEQSIMPPMQYKHIREPLPDVVDKLAPSRSPNVKDLNKLKQAEEDFDSIYYVTTSKVQSSTYPAMDTARLYSLEQSENSSFCKYSSSQMAQHLSSQVSSSNEVESACELQYQGPTTLLRPQQKAPPLSSTYKPNAALSVFTPKESSSPLPSLYTPAHNAHESLGYQNTYQQPPLQTYDDAILSAPLPPQRKFNLGGFPTYNTAARGWGQSGDIYKPLTFDKPPYSDF
- the LOC136415669 gene encoding uncharacterized protein isoform X1, yielding MISDIINYIWLLFFRYFYVPERAIEGKYVKSSVGIVMAYIVWDQFQKARRKSSINANDLPETPSIISLKKENTHTDEMSDMQVSIPQSGAVATSANREEESESVEETTLTEVSKDLGDSKMHQKTATFEGQENTSLMEDHRTQKTESTKNVMQQETTTVSANKKDLLEDENTNNQRLQQNYYKPLPLHQVQSFNEVKPFEPLKPFQPLKPFEPLKSFELAKKIEAERTVTIAKEPIIDEIESIYSDALAQIGNIGSKQHSPSQQLEIPPLLDHTKLLDSPVDSNNNEQSSWLPLGYTPHEPLSPLKLSDLESSSKVLPQITLTSDNCSDLSKILNNSKAEIKEESIKNSLKEIISDLDNYAERDRELKQDDGGGILPSLKHDILMQNHLSSHHSGQRQNKTWTATLPSRLPSKPPKYRPVSLPPEGSLSRFWDQQINQEVTEKYGKSETEQDENAPPAKPIDLEKIFTPADGEQIQPKSGRKMFASSAFYEKGFHPTVEDQVKLAKRISSSLTDISNQKSKGLQMYVNRKKRSVKWVHEGEGRATTNKPELTGDGSGKKDPLKLVMNPAGQVHDINSLRKQGYTFETALSPEVCLEIVKGLNSPKGKGAELFAKRRKRSEKWVVAETNGTRPPSTLPDVITPTPASSLTPFTPPATNLPPPSYLPETQQRLAHKEKLDEIQEKFTRPRIKLIKSPWDAALETGSVEAAFEVEPTWPTKGNFVAPAVNSYEQALKDDNLASWTVPKTNGYGEQKSFAHNPAYNSQSINRIVDNLQKGAASNVDVYKPSLPQAWNSGSNTKSQYSSINAALDNIFASDREEQRPTSPFPTIPDVSQNPESLNHLASEVIRSVTSPFLESRQDLQKEAEELAIKKEERSHSPFPSIPDVMIEQEVLEKDIQCFKENQEIEPSLRPSSLFPSVPDLTLNPEMREENILALRMSPVPFKVQPSISFDGAFEDTLPPPPEFMDGNSDKPFPTIPNISKYLATEKQESMLLRPIATRQFAPVSLSDKKYELGCFSPVLDMTPKPLYPEFSFAVSGDTQVYERTFRGPTPDSRTIQSEMFESQGHFNARVKSPIQIFVPDENSTSVGSINGDMEKETTEAKHCDPHTKIVVEKVKVEQRDPEIEEHARRLAIESNREKAEAIVYQQGCFNELKYIKKAYDIVDTYAIKGMTSIDVEYKDLTNEEIEGQIAGEINGQDEVKFKEALHQSLQMNGVENEGKEEEKEKVDMNLINKPENLKLKEDLGLEIEPKICKKPPGAIIGARPLFGELNINDEFKKALVGKKKSWQEKRIKNAQSSRTVEQIKEPNKAHFQHTNIESTEEGTENCNLKTIVKSSEKAEVEVIKPSANEEIEKVFYEQNREVDLDFQVVNGQIIDPSTFVNGFHQMKQMPVAQFTSINQAENNGFGDQNCKLTQSFTSEIDEEDYVKIPVKSLIQTFEQSIMPPMQYKHIREPLPDVVDKLAPSRSPNVKDLNKLKQAEEDFDSIYYVTTSKVQSSTYPAMDTARLYSLEQSENSSFCKYSSSQMAQHLSSQVSSSNEVESACELQYQGPTTLLRPQQKAPPLSSTYKPNAALSVFTPKESSSPLPSLYTPAHNAHESLGYQNTYQQPPLQTYDDAILSAPLPPQRKFNLGGFPTYNTAARGWGQSGDIYKPLTFDKPPYSDF